In Microbulbifer sp. THAF38, the sequence GCCGCTGCGGCGCAGTTGGTTAATTTGCTCCTCATCTTTTCCCAGTAATTCGCGCAGGACTTCTTCAGTGTGCTCCCCCAAAACCGGAGGGGCCTGTTGGTAGTCGAGGGCGGATTCGGAAAAGAGTACCGGGTTGCGTACGGTTTTAACTTTGCCGGCTTGCGGGTGATCCTGCTCCACCACCATGCCTCGCGCTTGTACCTGCGGATCGGCAAAAACCTCTTCGAGGGTATTGATCGGTCCACAGGGGACATGGGCTTCGCTGAGTTTTTCCAGCCACCAGGCGGAGTTCTGCTGACGGGTGGCGTTTTCAATTTGAGGAATCAGCTCTTCGCGGGCCATTACCCGTGAGGAGTTACTGGCATAAGCAGGATTGTCTGCAAGCTGTTCTATACCCGCGATCTTACAGAAACGCTTGAACTGGTCATCGTTACCCACGGCCAACATAAAATAGCCGTCTTGTGAGGGCACAGCCTGGTAAGGCACGATATTGGGGTGGCCTGTGCCCTGGCGCTCAGGGCTTTTGCCAGAGGTGAGATAGTTCTGGGCCTGGTTGGCAAGCCAGGACACCTGGGTATCCAGCAGGGCAAGATCGATATGCTGCCCCACTCCCGTCTGCTGGCGATGCACTACGGCGGCGAGGACCGAGGAAACCGCATACATGCCCGTCATCAGGTCGGCAACGGCCACCCCCACTTTTTGTGGGCCGGCACCTGGCTGCCCCTCAGGCACACCAGTGATGCTCATCAACCCACCCATACCCTGAATCATGGCATCGTAGCCGGCACGGTTTTTATAAGGGCCGGTTTGGCCGAAACCAGTAATAGAACAATAAATCACTCCGGGATTGATGGCCTTAATGGAATCATAATCCAGGCCGTATTTTTTCAGGCCACCTACCTTGTAGTTTTCCAAAAGAATATCGCAACGGGCAGCCATCTGTTTGATCAGGTCCTGGCCGGCTTCCGTGGTGATATCGATGGTGACCGATTTCTTGCCGCGGTTGGCACTCAGGTAATAGGCGGCATCGGCGGTGTCATTACCCTCTGCGTCTTTGAGGTAGGGAGGGCCCCAGTGGCGGGTATCATCGCCCCGCTCAGGGCGCTCCACTTTGATCACTTCGGCGCCAAAATCGGCGAAAACCTGTCCGGCCCAGGGGCCTGCGAGAATACGACTGAGATCGAGTACCTTGAGATGCGCGAGCGGTCCTGCCATAACTTCCTCGTTTCGCTAATACGGGGTGCATCCCCGATAAATTTTTGCGGCAGACTAACAGATATTGCCTGGAGACGCCCAGCTTGGAAGACCAGCGAATTGGCCTTAAACTGCGGTAGCAATAAAAATAAGGAGGCATAGCATGGCCGCTATAGAAGCCCAAAAATTTGAATCATTCCGTGACTTTTATCCTTTCTATCTGCAAGAACACAGCAACCTCACCTGTCGACGACTGCACTTTATTGGTACCAGCCTGGTGTTTGCCACTGTGATCGCCGCGATCAGCACAGGCAATAT encodes:
- a CDS encoding CaiB/BaiF CoA-transferase family protein; the encoded protein is MAGPLAHLKVLDLSRILAGPWAGQVFADFGAEVIKVERPERGDDTRHWGPPYLKDAEGNDTADAAYYLSANRGKKSVTIDITTEAGQDLIKQMAARCDILLENYKVGGLKKYGLDYDSIKAINPGVIYCSITGFGQTGPYKNRAGYDAMIQGMGGLMSITGVPEGQPGAGPQKVGVAVADLMTGMYAVSSVLAAVVHRQQTGVGQHIDLALLDTQVSWLANQAQNYLTSGKSPERQGTGHPNIVPYQAVPSQDGYFMLAVGNDDQFKRFCKIAGIEQLADNPAYASNSSRVMAREELIPQIENATRQQNSAWWLEKLSEAHVPCGPINTLEEVFADPQVQARGMVVEQDHPQAGKVKTVRNPVLFSESALDYQQAPPVLGEHTEEVLRELLGKDEEQINQLRRSGVV